Genomic segment of Streptomyces zhihengii:
GGCGCGACGGTCGGCAGCGGTGGCAAGCGACGCCGCGGACTCGAGGGCAAGGGCCCGACGCCGCCCGCCTCCGCCCGCAAGGGGCACACCAAGAACCGCATCGCCAACGCCAAGGCCAAGCAGGCCCAGCGCCGCCCCGTGGTCCGCCGCGGCGGCAAGGGGACCTCGGAGATGGTCGTCGGCCGCAACCCGGTCTTCGAGGCGCTGCGCGACGGCGTGCCCGCCTCCACCCTCTACGTCCAGCAGTTCATCGACAACGACGAGCGGGTGCGCGAGGCGCTCCAGCTCGCCACCGGCCGCGGCAACATCCACATCATGGAGGCGCCGCGCCCCGAGCTGGACCGGATGACGAACGGGCTGAACCACCAGGGCCTGGTCCTCCAGGTCCCGCCGTACGAGTACGCCCACCCCGAGGACCTCGCGGCCGCCGCCTTCGACGACGGCGAGGACCCGCTGATCGTCGCGCTCGACGGCGTCACCGACCCGCGCAACCTCGGCGCGGTCGTCCGCTCGGTGTCGGCGTTCGGCGGCCACGGCGTCGTGGTGCCCGAGCGCCGTGCCGCCGGGATGACGGCGGGCGCCTGGAAGACCTCCGCGGGCACGGCCGCGCGGACGCCGGTCGCGCGCGCCACCAACCTGACGCGCGCGCTGGAGGCGTACCAGAAGGCCGGGCTGACCGTCGTCGGCCTCGCCGCCGACGGCGACACCGAGGTCGGCGAGCTGGAGGCGCTGGGCGGGCCGGTCGTCATCGTGGTCGGCAGCGAGGGCAAGGGGCTGTCCCGCCTCGTCGGCGAGACCTGCGACTTCCTCGTCCGCATCCCGATGCCCGGCGGCGCCGAGTCGCTGAACGCGGGTGTCGCGGCGGGCGTCGTGCTGTACGAGGCGGCCAAGCGCCGCTGAGCGCGCGGGCCGCTCCGGGGGCGGGCTTCCCGTCCCCGGAGCGGCTTCGCGCGGGGCGGCGCCCCGGGTGTTGTGCGCTCCGGGACCGGCCCCGGCACCGGGGCCTTGCGCGGGCGCGGTGCCGGCGCGGACCGGATCAGGGGCGGGGCCCTCGCGCGGGCGCGGACCGGATCAGGGGCGGGGCGGTCAAAAAAGCAGACAAGGTGCTCTTGACGGGTCTCGGACACGTAGAGCCTCCCGGGGCCGTGCCCTAAACCCGCATCACTCGGTTAGATGAGTGTGGACACCAGAACACCCCGGTCCGGGTTCGACGATCAGCCTGCGCTGAGCATGGTCAAGGTGCACTGCGATCCCGCGCAGGTCATCGTCAACCACGCCAGCTTCCGGGTGCAGCTCGGGCACAGCCCGCGCCCCGCCCGAGCCCTGGCGGACTCCGCGCGGCTCGCCCCCTTCGGCGCGGCCGGCGGCGCGGGAGTGCCCGCCGCGGCGGGAGCGGCCGGCCGGGTCGTGCGCCGCCGGGCCCCCGTCGTGTGGAGCGGCAGATCCGCCCCCGGGGACGCGGGTGCCACGGGCCTGCTCCAGGCGGTGCGCAACTCCACCCTGGAGCAGGACGACCCGTACAGCACCGGCTCCACCCAGGTCATCCCGCGCGTCGACCTCTCCGGCGACACCGTCCAGCACCCCGCGGTCACCGACGCCGGTCTCTCCGAGCGCCGGGACCGGCCGTTGCTGCCGCCCATGCGCCAGGCCGTCGGCGCCTACGACCACCCCCCGGCCCACGGGCAGGACGGCGGCGGGCACCACGGGTACGGCGCCCCGTACGACGACGACGGGACGTCGCACGCGTACGACCTGAGCCCCGACGAGGGCGACGGGCGGGCCGGGACCGGTGCGCCCGCGGGCCACCGCGCGAGCGGCGACCACACCCGGCACGCCTACTACCCCGGCCGCCGGATGAACCTCGGCGTCGTCCTGCTCCCGCTGCGCATCCTGCTCGGCCTGATCTCGGTCTACGCGGGCATGGGCAAGCTCTGCGACCCCGTCTACTTCGACGGCGGCGAGCGGGGCTCGATGGTGCGGTGGCTCGGTTCGCTGGAGCCGTGGGCCCTCGCCGAGCCGATGCGCGACTTCGCCCTGGCCCACCCGGTGGGCTCGGGCCTCACCGTCGCGTTCTTCCAGGTCATCGTGGGTGTGCTGACGCTGCTCGGTCTGTGGCAGCGGCTGGCGGCGGCGCTCGGCGCCCTGCTGTCGGCCGCGCTGATCCTGACCGTGAGCTGGCGGACCGTCCCCGTCTACGACGCGCCGGACATCATCTTCCTCGCCGCCTGGTCGCCGCTGATCATCGCCGGCGCGCCCGTCTACTCCCTCGACGGCCGGCTCGCGGGCGAAGCCTGGCGCACGCTCGGGCCGCGCTCCGAGATCCGGGACCTCCGGCGCCGGGTCCTGCGGCGCGGCGGGCTGGTCGCCGCGGTGGTCGTCGGTCTGACGATGCTCATCGGCTCCATGCTCGGCGGGGCGGTCCGTTCCACCGAGATGGTCACCGTGCCCGGTCCCGGCCAGGACCCGGCCAACCACCTGCCGGGCGCGCCGCTCCCGCAGGAGTCCGGCGCCGAGCGCAGCCCGGCGGCCCGGAAGAACAGCCCGACCCCCTCGGCGACCCGCTCCTCCACCCCGGAGTCCAAGGCGTCGACGCCGGCCCAGGACGCCCCCCGGGAGACGCAGGGCTCCGGCGGCGCCCCCGGCCGCTCCCAGGGGACCGGCGGGCAGCCTTCGACGGGCTCCCAGCCGGCCCCGCCGCCGCCCAGCGACTCGGGCCCCGCCTCCAGCAGCGGCACCGGCGGCGGCACCACGGGCGGATCGCCCGGCACCGGCGGCTCGGGCGGCACCGGCACCGGATCCGGCGGCGGCGACGGGGGCGGCGGCTCCGAGGGCGGCAAGGTCATCGGCGGCCTGCTGGGCTGACCCGCCGCACACGGTACGAGGGTGGTCACCGGAGCTCTCTCCGGTGACCACCCTCGTGTGCGTCCTCGGCGCCTGCGCGGGGAGCGGCAGGCCGCGGTACGGCCGGCGGGTCACCGCGCGGGGGCGGCTCAGCGTGCCTGGGCGGCGAGTTCCTTCGCGGCCTCGGTCAGGTCCTTCGCCGTGTCGATCGCGCGCCAGTACGCCCCCTGCGGCAGCGGGAAGCCGGCCAGCCGCCGGTCGCGGGCCAGGCGGGGGAAGGTCGTGCGCTCGTGGTCGCCGACGTCCGGCAGCAGACCGGTGAACTCCGCGGAGAACACGTACACACCGGCGTTGATCAGGAACGGCGACGGCGGCGACTCGATGAAGTCGGTGATGTGGCCGAAGGTGTCGGTCTCCACCGCGCCCCACGGGATCCGGGGGCGGGCCAGGGCGAGCGTGGCCGCGGCGTCGCGCTCCGCGTGGAACCCGGCCATCTCCCGCAGCGAGAAGCGGGTCCAGATGTCGCCGTTCGTCGCGTACCAGGGGCGGTCGGGGTGCGGCAGGCTGGCCGCCGCGTACTTGAGGCCGCCGCCGCGGCCCAGCGGTTCCGTCTCCACCACCGTCGTCACCCGCAGTGGCAGGTCGGCGCCCGCCAGCCAGTCCTGGAGCACCTCGGCGAGGTGGCCGCAGGAGACGACCGCGTCGGTCACGCCCTCGGCGGCGAGCCAGGCGAGCTGATGGCCGATGATCGGCGTCCCCGTGCCGGGGATCTCCACCATCGGCTTGGGGCGGTCGTCGGTGTACGGGCGCAGCCGCGAGCCCTGGCCGCCCGCCAGGATCACGGCCTGCGTCGGATGCGTAGGCGTTTGCATGCCGTGAACGATAGGCGCAGGCCGGAACGCGAAGGGGACCGGACCCGTGGGTACGGGTCCGGTCCCGGTGCCGGCGAGGTGCGGCGCGCTCGCGCCGCCGTGGGTTGTCCGGGGCCCGGTCGGCCCCGGGTGCCGTGGGTCAGTGGCCCAGGGCCTGCTGGGAGACACCGGTGGCGAACGAGGTGTCGCAGACCGGCCGGGAGAAGCGCTGGGCGCGCGTGGGGCCGTACCGGTCCACGGCGGCCTTGCCGAGCTCGCGGGCGATCGACATGCAGTGCTGGGCGAGCGAGGGGCGCGCCTCGACCTCCCGCTGGAGGGACGTGAGCGCGACGCCCGGGTCCTTCGCCTGGAGCTCGGTGAGCAGCCGGTCGCGCAGCACGTCCTGCGGGGCGCGGGACTTGGCGCGGACGGAGACGTTCTCGGACGAGGCGGTGAGCATCTGCGACTCCGTCGACTGCCCGGCCCACGGCACGGTGGAGACCGCGAGGGTCCCGGAGAGCACCAGGACGACGGGCAGGACGAGGGCGAGGGTGCGGCCGATGCGGCGGGCTGTGTGGGTCACACGGGCGAGCGTAGCGGGCGGTGACGGCATGGCGACATTCAGTCACTCACGTGGGTGATCGCTCAGGGCTTTCTTTCGATTAGCAGGTTGACGTCCTGGGGTGAAGTGCCCCGATATGCCGGGTATTTGTCGGACCGGCGCCCTCCTGCACACGAAGCCGGGCCCCGCACCTGGAGAGGTGCGGGGCCCGGCCGTACGGCTCACGGGGACCGGCGCCGCGGGCGCCGGTCACGCGGGGGACGTCAGTCGCTGAGGCGCTCGCCCGTCGACGTCGAGAAGACGTGGAGCTCACCGGCGCGCGGCACGACGTGCAGCTCGCTGCCCTTGTCCGGGACGCTGCGGCCGCCGACGCGGACGACGAGCTCCTTGTGCTCGCCGCCGACCTGGGCGGAGCCGTACACGTAGCCGTCGGCGCCGAGCTCCTCGACGACGTTGACCGAGACCGCGAGGCCGGCCGGCGCGTCCTTGGAGAGGGTGCCCGCGGCGGTGCCGCCGTGCTCGACGACGTCGAAGTGCTCGGGGCGGACGCCGACCGTGACGGTCTTGTCGCCGCGCTCGGTGGCGGCGGTCAGGGCGTCACGGGTGACCGGGACGACGCTGTTGCCGAACTTGACGCCACCGTCGGTGATCGGGACCTCGACCAGGTTCATGGCGGGGGAGCCGATGAAGCCGGCGACGAAGAGGTTGGCCGGGCGGTCGTACATGTTGCGCGGCGAGTCGACCTGCTGGAGCAGACCGTCCTTGAGGACCGCCACACGGTCGCCCATCGTCATGGCCTCGACCTGGTCGTGGGTGACGTAGACGGTGGTGATGCCGAGGCGGCGCTGCAGGGACGCGATCTGCGTACGCGTCGAGACACGGAGCTTGGCGTCGAGGTTCGACAGCGGCTCGTCCATGAGGAAGACCTGCGGCTCACGCACGATGGCGCGGCCCATGGCCACACGCTGACGCTGACCACCGGAGAGCGCCTTGGGCTTGCGGTCCAGGTACTCGGTGAGGTCGAGGATCTTCGCGGCCTCTTCGACCTTCTTGCGGATCTCGGCCTTGTTGACGCCGGCGATCTTCAGCGCGAAGCCCATGTTGTCCGCGACGGACATGTGCGGGTAGAGCGCGTAGTTCTGGAACACCATGGCGATGTCCCGGTCCTTCGGCGGCAGGTGCGTGACGTCGCGGTCACCGATGCGGATGGCACCGCCGTTGACGTCCTCGAGCCCGGCGAGCATGCGCAGGGAGGTGGACTTTCCACAGCCGGAGGGGCCGACGAGGACGAGGAACTCGCCGTCCTCGATCGCGATCTCGAGCTGGTCGACGGCGGGCTTCTCGGAACCCGGGTAGACACGGGTCGCCTTGTCGAACGTGACTGTAGCCATGCTGATGCTGCTCCTTCACCGGCAGGAACGTGCCGGACGATCCGAGTAAGAGGAGTGGTGTAGTCCAACGGAGTGAACCTGCCGTGACGCTACCTGGCGAACCGGGTTCTGTCAGCAGTTGCCGGCCGTCGAAATTTTCGGCCGGCGCGGGGTGGGGGTTGGTTACACTGCTCTCGCTGCCTCCTTAGCTCAGCTGGCCAGAGCACCGCTCTTGTAAAGCGGGGGTCGTCGGTTCGAACCCGACAGGGGGCTCCAGCGCGAAAGGCCCCCGGCCGTGAAGGCCGGGGGCCTTTGACATGCCGTGTTGCCGGCGTCTCCGGCCGGACAGCGACGGCAGCGCTCGGGGACGTCCGGGCCCGAGGGGGCGGGCGGCGGTGCCGCTGCCGGTTGGGTCTCCTTGTGTCCGGAGTCGGTGAAAGTGTGACCAACATCCCGTCCTTCCGGGAGACTTGAGTGCTACGGGGGTGTTTCGGAGGACCTGGGGAGAGGTGCGTCGGATGGGGCGGCGTTCGGGTGGGTTGATTTCGTCGTGGGCTGAGGCGCAGCGCCAGCAGCAGCGACAGCGCGAGGCCCAGCAACTGGCGGTGTTGCGGCAGCAGCGTGAGCACGACCGGAGGCAGCGGGAGCATGCCCGCGACATGGCGCGGATGCACCGGGAGCAGCGGGCCGCGTACCGCAGTCGGCGGGAGCAGGAGGTACTGGTCCGTACACAGGAGATCGACGCGCAGGTCGCCGCGCTGGAGGGGCTGCTGGCCGAGGGGTGTGCGGCGGCTCCGTTCAGAACGGAGACCCTGCGGCGTGAGGAGACCATCGAGCCGTTCGCGCCGGGTGCGCTGGCCCAGCCCGTGGTGATGCCGGACCCCTCCCGGTACCAGGCTCACGGGGGCGCCTGGACCGCCGCCGGCAGGGCGCAGGCTCAGCAGGAGGCGCGGGCGCGCTACGAGCACGACTGGTACGCGGCGCAGGCGGCCGAGTCCCGGCGGCTCGCGGACCTGGAGACTTATCGCCGGCAGTACGACGCATGGGCCTCGGCCCGTCTCGCGGAGATACGGACGCACAACGCCGGAATCGCGGAGATGGTGCGGGCGCTGCGTGCGGGCGAGCCGGACACCGTCGTCGAGTACTTCTCGGCCGCCCTCTGCGCGTCGGCTGCCTGGCCGGACGGGTTTCCGCGCCAGGTCTCGGCCGCGTACGACCGTGCGGCCCGCCAGCTCGTCCTCGACTGGGAGCTGCCGGCCTACCAGGCGGTCCCCGAGGCGAAGGGCGTGCGCTACCTGGTGGGGACGGACCAGGAGAAGGTGGTGCCGCGACCGGTCGCCCAGCGCCGCGCGCTCTACCGCGACGTCCTCGCCCAGAGCGTGCTGCTGGCCGTGCGGGAGCTGTTCGCGGCGGACGAGCACGGCGTGCTGGACGGGATCGTGCTCAACGGCTTCGTCGACGACGTGGATCCGGCGACCGGACGGGCGGGGCGGGTCGTGGTCGCGTCCCTGTCGGTCGGCCGGGCGGAGTTCCAGGCCGTGAACCTCGCCCTGGTCAGCGCGGTGGACTGCCTCACCGGCGGACTGGGCGGGCACCTCTCGGCCCGCCCCGATCAGCGCGCCGCCGTCCGTCCCGTCCGCTCCCCGGCGCAGGTCGGGTCCGGGGTGGTGTCCCACGGGGACGGGGAGGAGCCGGATCTTCTGGCGATGGACCCGATCGCCTTCGAGGGCCTGGTGGCCGAGCTGTTCCGCGCGCGGGGCTTCCAGGCGATGACGACGCAGCGGTCGAACGACGGCGGAGTCGACGTGGACGCCGTCGATCCCGATCCCATCAGCGGCGGAAAGATCTTCGTGCAGGTGAAGCGGTACCGCAGGACGGTGCCGGTGGCGGCGGTCCGGGAACTGTTCGGCACGGTGCAGGCGGGTGGCGCCAACAAGGGCGTGCTGGTGACGACGTCGGGTTTCGGGCCGGGGGCCTACACCTTCGCCAACGGCAAGCCGCTGACCCTGGTCTCGGGTGCGGAGCTGGTGGAGCTGCTGCACACGCACGGCCTGCGCGGACGGCTCGGGGACGGTACGGGCCCGGCTCCCTCCACCGTTGCGGTGCCGGATCCGGACGTGCCGGATGTCTCCGACGGCTCCGACGACGCGGGTGAGGGGGACTTCGACGAGGACTTCAACGTCCTCGGGATGTCCTGGCAGGGCGGCGTCGCACTGGACGTGTGTGCGCTGGTCTGCGCGGGCGGACGGGTGCTCGGGGACGAGCACTTCG
This window contains:
- the rlmB gene encoding 23S rRNA (guanosine(2251)-2'-O)-methyltransferase RlmB encodes the protein MAGNSQRRNRRTSNKKGATVGSGGKRRRGLEGKGPTPPASARKGHTKNRIANAKAKQAQRRPVVRRGGKGTSEMVVGRNPVFEALRDGVPASTLYVQQFIDNDERVREALQLATGRGNIHIMEAPRPELDRMTNGLNHQGLVLQVPPYEYAHPEDLAAAAFDDGEDPLIVALDGVTDPRNLGAVVRSVSAFGGHGVVVPERRAAGMTAGAWKTSAGTAARTPVARATNLTRALEAYQKAGLTVVGLAADGDTEVGELEALGGPVVIVVGSEGKGLSRLVGETCDFLVRIPMPGGAESLNAGVAAGVVLYEAAKRR
- a CDS encoding DoxX family membrane protein, coding for MSVDTRTPRSGFDDQPALSMVKVHCDPAQVIVNHASFRVQLGHSPRPARALADSARLAPFGAAGGAGVPAAAGAAGRVVRRRAPVVWSGRSAPGDAGATGLLQAVRNSTLEQDDPYSTGSTQVIPRVDLSGDTVQHPAVTDAGLSERRDRPLLPPMRQAVGAYDHPPAHGQDGGGHHGYGAPYDDDGTSHAYDLSPDEGDGRAGTGAPAGHRASGDHTRHAYYPGRRMNLGVVLLPLRILLGLISVYAGMGKLCDPVYFDGGERGSMVRWLGSLEPWALAEPMRDFALAHPVGSGLTVAFFQVIVGVLTLLGLWQRLAAALGALLSAALILTVSWRTVPVYDAPDIIFLAAWSPLIIAGAPVYSLDGRLAGEAWRTLGPRSEIRDLRRRVLRRGGLVAAVVVGLTMLIGSMLGGAVRSTEMVTVPGPGQDPANHLPGAPLPQESGAERSPAARKNSPTPSATRSSTPESKASTPAQDAPRETQGSGGAPGRSQGTGGQPSTGSQPAPPPPSDSGPASSSGTGGGTTGGSPGTGGSGGTGTGSGGGDGGGGSEGGKVIGGLLG
- a CDS encoding nucleotidyltransferase family protein, whose translation is MQTPTHPTQAVILAGGQGSRLRPYTDDRPKPMVEIPGTGTPIIGHQLAWLAAEGVTDAVVSCGHLAEVLQDWLAGADLPLRVTTVVETEPLGRGGGLKYAAASLPHPDRPWYATNGDIWTRFSLREMAGFHAERDAAATLALARPRIPWGAVETDTFGHITDFIESPPSPFLINAGVYVFSAEFTGLLPDVGDHERTTFPRLARDRRLAGFPLPQGAYWRAIDTAKDLTEAAKELAAQAR
- a CDS encoding ABC transporter ATP-binding protein — protein: MATVTFDKATRVYPGSEKPAVDQLEIAIEDGEFLVLVGPSGCGKSTSLRMLAGLEDVNGGAIRIGDRDVTHLPPKDRDIAMVFQNYALYPHMSVADNMGFALKIAGVNKAEIRKKVEEAAKILDLTEYLDRKPKALSGGQRQRVAMGRAIVREPQVFLMDEPLSNLDAKLRVSTRTQIASLQRRLGITTVYVTHDQVEAMTMGDRVAVLKDGLLQQVDSPRNMYDRPANLFVAGFIGSPAMNLVEVPITDGGVKFGNSVVPVTRDALTAATERGDKTVTVGVRPEHFDVVEHGGTAAGTLSKDAPAGLAVSVNVVEELGADGYVYGSAQVGGEHKELVVRVGGRSVPDKGSELHVVPRAGELHVFSTSTGERLSD
- a CDS encoding restriction endonuclease, yielding MGRRSGGLISSWAEAQRQQQRQREAQQLAVLRQQREHDRRQREHARDMARMHREQRAAYRSRREQEVLVRTQEIDAQVAALEGLLAEGCAAAPFRTETLRREETIEPFAPGALAQPVVMPDPSRYQAHGGAWTAAGRAQAQQEARARYEHDWYAAQAAESRRLADLETYRRQYDAWASARLAEIRTHNAGIAEMVRALRAGEPDTVVEYFSAALCASAAWPDGFPRQVSAAYDRAARQLVLDWELPAYQAVPEAKGVRYLVGTDQEKVVPRPVAQRRALYRDVLAQSVLLAVRELFAADEHGVLDGIVLNGFVDDVDPATGRAGRVVVASLSVGRAEFQAVNLALVSAVDCLTGGLGGHLSARPDQRAAVRPVRSPAQVGSGVVSHGDGEEPDLLAMDPIAFEGLVAELFRARGFQAMTTQRSNDGGVDVDAVDPDPISGGKIFVQVKRYRRTVPVAAVRELFGTVQAGGANKGVLVTTSGFGPGAYTFANGKPLTLVSGAELVELLHTHGLRGRLGDGTGPAPSTVAVPDPDVPDVSDGSDDAGEGDFDEDFNVLGMSWQGGVALDVCALVCAGGRVLGDEHFVFFNNHATPEGSVRMMRSFAGDRAAIRVAFDRLPAAADRLVLVAAIDPEVNPEADLASFTDAGIRLRDASGAELDRLVVSDGRPGETALVLGSFRRRASGDWDFVLGGKGYGGGLEELVGDFGIEVA